DNA from Chryseomicrobium sp. FSL W7-1435:
GCTTGGGACGCTGGGAAAACGACTTTCAGGCATGCCACGTTTTCAGAATACAAAGGAGGACGTCAAAAAACGCCACCTGAACTTTCTGAGCAATTCGCCTATATTCGCAAATTGGTAGAGGCCTACAACATTCCACAATATGAACTTGATCAATACGAAGCCGATGATATTATCGGAACACTTTCCTTGCAAGCAGAACAAGCAGGGTACGAAACCATTATCATCAGTGGAGACAAAGATTTAACGCAATTAGCTAGCGACAGCACAACTGTTCAAATCACACGCAAAGGTATTACAGACTTAGAACATTATACGCCTTCCCATATTCAAGAAAAGTACGGATTAACACCTCTTCAAATTATCGATATGAAAGGGTTAATGGGAGATGCATCTGATAATATTCCAGGTGTTCCGGGTGTTGGTGAAAAGACAGCTATTAAACTTTTAGCGGCGCATCAGTCTGTCGAAGGAGTTTATCAACATATTGACGAGATGAAAGCGTCTAAAATGAAAGAGAAATTAGTGGCAAATGAAGAACTTGCCTACATTAGTAAACAACTCGCCACAATTGAACGTGCAGCACCCGTCCAGATCACGTTAGACTCTCTAGCTTATTCTGGACCTGAGATGGAGGCAGTACATGCCATTTGGCAACAGCTGCAATTCAAAACGCTTCTTGAAAAGTCTTCCTTTGAGACCGAATCAAAAGAACTGGAAGCCATTAATTTTGAGGTTGTTTCAGAATGGACAGAGGCTCATTTTGAAGAGGATATGACACTTCACATCGAACTATTTTCTGAACACTACCATACTGCCGAAGTGTTAGCGGTCGTTTTATCTACCGACAAAAAGAGATACGTGATGCAGGGAGATTCTTCGTTTTCACAACCAGCTTTTAAACGTTATTTAGAAGATGTTACTAAAGAAAAGCGCTGTTACGATGTTAAAGCGTTTCAAGCTGTCTCTAAACGATTTGGCTGCGAGTTGAAAGGAGCTAGCTTTGATTTATTATTAGCGGCTTACATTTCAGATCCTTCCATTTCATCTTCCCAAGACCTTGCCTCACTTGCCAAGCACTTCGGTTATTCAGAAGTGGATGAAGACGAAGCAGTATACGGGAAAGGTGCCAAAAAGAAAGCACCTGCGGAAGATGAGCTCTTTCACCATGCCATTCGCAAAGCCGATGCTGTGTGGAAATTGAAGAGTCCAGTAGAAGACAAATTAAAGGAAAATAAACAGTACGATTTGTACCACGATCTAGAATTGCCGCTGGCTAGTGTTTTAGGAGAAATGGAATCGTTTGGCGTAAAAGTGGACCGAAAAACACTAGAAGATATGGGAGTCGCTCTTCGTGGTCGCCTAGAACAAATTGAAATTCGTATTCACCAAATGGCCGGTCAAGAGTTCAATATTAATTCACCTAAACAACTTGGCGTCATTTTATTTGAAAAGATTGGCTTAACACCTATCAAGAAGACAAAGACAGGATACTCCACAGCAGCCGATGTCTTAGAAAAATTGCAAGGTGAGCATGAAATCATCGCTGAGATTTTACTCTACCGACAATTAATGAAACTTCAGTCTACCTATATTGAGGGCCTACTTAAAGAAATTCATGAAGATGGTAAAGTGCATACCCGCTACCAACAAGCGCTGACATCGACTGGGCGTCTAAGTTCAATAAATCCGAATTTGCAGAACATACCTATTCGAATCGAAGAAGGAAGAAAAATTCGTCAAGCGTTTGTGCCCTCTGAAAAAGACTGGGTTCTATTTGCGGCAGATTACTCTCAAATCGAACTACGTGTCATGGCGCATATGTCTCAAGATGAAAAACTTGTTCGTGCATTCCAAGAAGACCGGGATATTCACACTCAAACGGCAATGGACGTTTTCAATGTAAAAGCGGAAGATGTCGATGCCAATATGCGTCGCGCAGCAAAGGCAGTAAACTTCGGTATCATTTATGGGATTAGTGATTATGGATTGTCTCAGAGTCTGACAATCACGCGTAAAGAAGCCGCCACATTTATTGATAATTATTTAACTAGCTTCCCAGGTGTCAAACAATTTATGGACGATGCCATTTCAGAAGCGAAAAAGCACGGGTTTGTTACCACTCTTATGAATCGCCGTCGCTACTTACCAGAAATCACAAGTTCAAACTTCAACTTACGTGGTTTTGCAGAGCGTACAGCAATGAATACGCCAATTCAAGGTAGTGCAGCAGACATCATTAAAAAAGCGATGATTGATATGGATCGTGAACTTGAGTCACGAGGATTGCGCACAAAAATGTTACTT
Protein-coding regions in this window:
- the polA gene encoding DNA polymerase I, with amino-acid sequence MTNQKVVLVDGNSLAYRAFFALPLLTNEQGIHTNATYGFTIMLQKIVEEEKPTHMLIAWDAGKTTFRHATFSEYKGGRQKTPPELSEQFAYIRKLVEAYNIPQYELDQYEADDIIGTLSLQAEQAGYETIIISGDKDLTQLASDSTTVQITRKGITDLEHYTPSHIQEKYGLTPLQIIDMKGLMGDASDNIPGVPGVGEKTAIKLLAAHQSVEGVYQHIDEMKASKMKEKLVANEELAYISKQLATIERAAPVQITLDSLAYSGPEMEAVHAIWQQLQFKTLLEKSSFETESKELEAINFEVVSEWTEAHFEEDMTLHIELFSEHYHTAEVLAVVLSTDKKRYVMQGDSSFSQPAFKRYLEDVTKEKRCYDVKAFQAVSKRFGCELKGASFDLLLAAYISDPSISSSQDLASLAKHFGYSEVDEDEAVYGKGAKKKAPAEDELFHHAIRKADAVWKLKSPVEDKLKENKQYDLYHDLELPLASVLGEMESFGVKVDRKTLEDMGVALRGRLEQIEIRIHQMAGQEFNINSPKQLGVILFEKIGLTPIKKTKTGYSTAADVLEKLQGEHEIIAEILLYRQLMKLQSTYIEGLLKEIHEDGKVHTRYQQALTSTGRLSSINPNLQNIPIRIEEGRKIRQAFVPSEKDWVLFAADYSQIELRVMAHMSQDEKLVRAFQEDRDIHTQTAMDVFNVKAEDVDANMRRAAKAVNFGIIYGISDYGLSQSLTITRKEAATFIDNYLTSFPGVKQFMDDAISEAKKHGFVTTLMNRRRYLPEITSSNFNLRGFAERTAMNTPIQGSAADIIKKAMIDMDRELESRGLRTKMLLQVHDELIFEVPLDELEQIQQLVPQVMEHAVELSVPLKVDYAHGSTWYETK